Proteins encoded in a region of the Pseudomonas sp. PDNC002 genome:
- a CDS encoding LysR family transcriptional regulator → MRMTLRQLQVFRAVCESRSYSRAAEEMALTQPAVSLQIRQLEELVGQPLFEYIGKKLYQTDAADALLRATTDIFQRLEVLDMNLSDLKGSLQGQLRLAVESSAKYITPHLFAAFHAQHPDVSLNLTVVNRAQVIKRLSDNRDDLVIMSLVPQDMALEFLPFLNNPIVAVAPPDHPLCNAAKLSLKDLEPYPLLIREPGSGTRKACEEHFQQKRAHFAQTLEFASLEGSREGVLAGLGLALLPRHAVSRELQSGLLHELPVEELPLYRSWCLVHARGKRLSPVAQAFVAFIREERALISQLAERFAGPPSPK, encoded by the coding sequence ATGCGTATGACCCTTCGCCAACTGCAGGTTTTCCGTGCGGTGTGCGAAAGCCGTTCCTACAGTCGCGCCGCGGAGGAAATGGCCCTGACTCAGCCGGCGGTCAGCCTGCAGATTCGCCAGCTCGAAGAACTGGTCGGCCAACCGCTGTTCGAGTACATCGGCAAGAAGCTCTACCAGACCGACGCCGCCGACGCACTGCTGCGTGCCACCACCGACATCTTCCAGCGCCTTGAGGTGCTGGACATGAATCTCTCCGACCTCAAGGGTTCGCTGCAGGGCCAGCTGCGCCTGGCGGTGGAATCCAGCGCCAAGTACATCACCCCGCACCTGTTCGCCGCGTTCCACGCGCAGCACCCGGACGTCAGCCTGAACCTCACGGTGGTCAACCGCGCCCAGGTGATCAAGCGCCTGTCGGACAACCGCGACGACCTGGTGATCATGTCCCTGGTGCCCCAGGACATGGCGCTGGAATTCCTGCCCTTCCTGAACAACCCGATCGTTGCCGTGGCGCCGCCGGACCATCCGCTGTGCAATGCCGCGAAGCTTTCGCTGAAGGACCTGGAACCCTATCCGCTGCTGATCCGCGAGCCCGGCTCGGGTACGCGCAAGGCCTGCGAGGAACACTTCCAGCAGAAACGCGCGCACTTCGCGCAGACGCTGGAGTTCGCCTCGCTGGAGGGATCACGGGAAGGGGTATTGGCGGGACTCGGATTGGCACTGTTGCCGCGCCACGCGGTGAGCCGCGAACTGCAGTCCGGGCTGCTGCACGAGCTGCCGGTGGAAGAGCTGCCGCTCTACCGCAGCTGGTGTCTGGTGCACGCCCGCGGCAAGCGCCTGAGCCCGGTGGCCCAGGCGTTCGTCGCCTTCATCCGTGAAGAGCGGGCCTTGATCAGCCAGCTTGCCGAACGCTTCGCCGGCCCGCCTTCGCCGAAGTGA
- a CDS encoding transcriptional regulator — protein MPRHIDDTQQQLDAKTRRKIEDQRRMQFRRAIEDRVEAQRLALETSDFPDLIAAAYLTSAKAGRRSVRQAG, from the coding sequence ATGCCCCGCCATATCGACGACACCCAGCAGCAACTGGACGCCAAGACTCGCCGCAAGATTGAAGACCAGCGGCGCATGCAGTTCCGCCGCGCCATCGAGGACCGCGTGGAAGCCCAGCGCCTCGCCCTCGAAACCTCTGATTTCCCCGATCTGATCGCCGCCGCCTACCTCACTTCGGCGAAGGCGGGCCGGCGAAGCGTTCGGCAAGCTGGCTGA
- the hexR gene encoding transcriptional regulator HexR, translating into MNLLQHIAQSRHLLRKSELKVADHVMQDPASVMHSSMADLAHSVGVSEPTIVRFCRAIGCSGFQDLKLKLAQSLAAGASFGQFSINESDSVADFSLKIFDTTLHSLMEVRENLDTHALERAIAAIAHAQRVEFYGFGASGAVAADAQHKFFRLLLSAAAYSDPHMQAMSAVTLKPSDVAICISQSGRSKDLLVTANLVREAGATLITLCPSQTPLADLATVNLAVDVHEDTDIYTPLTSRIAHLVVIDVLAMGVAMARGPDLVNHLKSVKRSLRSLRLSPKVVKNHEERPEEAS; encoded by the coding sequence GTGAACCTTTTGCAGCACATTGCCCAGTCGCGTCATCTGCTCCGCAAGTCGGAGCTCAAGGTTGCCGATCACGTGATGCAGGATCCTGCATCGGTCATGCACAGCTCCATGGCGGACCTCGCCCACAGCGTCGGCGTCAGCGAGCCGACCATCGTGCGCTTCTGCCGCGCCATCGGCTGCAGCGGTTTCCAGGACCTCAAGCTCAAGCTGGCGCAGAGCCTTGCTGCCGGCGCCAGTTTCGGCCAGTTCTCGATCAACGAGAGTGATTCGGTGGCGGACTTCAGCCTGAAGATCTTCGACACCACCCTGCACTCGCTGATGGAAGTGCGCGAAAACCTCGATACGCACGCCCTGGAGCGTGCCATCGCGGCCATCGCCCATGCCCAGCGTGTCGAGTTCTACGGCTTTGGCGCTTCCGGCGCGGTGGCGGCGGATGCCCAGCACAAGTTCTTCCGCCTGCTGCTCTCGGCGGCGGCGTACTCCGACCCGCACATGCAGGCCATGTCGGCGGTGACCCTGAAGCCCTCGGACGTGGCGATCTGCATCTCCCAGTCCGGCCGCTCCAAGGACCTGCTGGTGACCGCCAACCTGGTGCGCGAGGCCGGCGCCACGCTGATCACCCTGTGCCCGAGCCAGACCCCGCTGGCCGATCTGGCCACGGTGAACCTGGCGGTGGACGTCCATGAAGACACCGACATCTACACCCCGCTGACCTCGCGCATCGCCCACCTGGTGGTGATCGACGTGCTGGCGATGGGCGTGGCCATGGCCCGTGGCCCGGATCTGGTGAACCACCTCAAGAGCGTGAAGCGCAGCCTGCGTAGCCTGCGGCTGTCGCCGAAGGTGGTGAAGAATCATGAGGAGCGCCCGGAAGAGGCGTCCTGA
- the zwf gene encoding glucose-6-phosphate dehydrogenase: MTPASPSLPSSCDILVFGGSGDLALHKLLPALYHLHRENRLPADTRIFALARSIRDNASYLALAERNCRAQVARSDFSAEAWRSFAQRLEYVAMDASQSADFGRVAKALKRSEGRVLVHYLATAPSLFAPIAQNLKIAGLAGPLARIVLEKPLGHSLDSALAINQAIGEVFDESRVFRIDHYLGKETVQNLMALRFANTLFEPVWRNGHIDHVQITVSETLGVENRGGYYDHAGAMRDMVQNHLLQLLCLVTMEAPVRFNAEAVRNEKVKILEALRPISGQDVQDKTVRGQYTAGHIGGQEVPAYWFEKNVDNDSDTETFVAVQAEIDNWRWSGVPFYLRTGKRMAKKCSEIVIQFKPAPNGLIGSAASTANRLWIRLQPEERISVQLMAKAPGKGMQLEPVELDLNLALAFSTNKRRWDAYERLLLDVIEGDSTLFMRRDEVEAAWSWVDPILAGWHEHYQSPRPYPAGSNGPEQAQTLLELQGRRWLE, translated from the coding sequence ATTACGCCCGCAAGCCCTAGTCTTCCCAGCTCCTGCGACATCCTGGTATTCGGCGGTAGCGGTGATCTGGCGCTGCACAAGCTGCTGCCGGCGCTTTACCACCTGCACCGGGAGAATCGCCTGCCGGCCGACACGCGGATCTTCGCCCTCGCCCGCAGTATCCGTGACAACGCCTCCTACCTCGCCCTGGCCGAGCGCAACTGCCGCGCCCAGGTAGCGCGCAGCGACTTTTCTGCCGAAGCCTGGCGCAGTTTCGCCCAGCGCCTGGAATACGTGGCGATGGACGCCTCCCAAAGCGCCGACTTCGGCCGCGTGGCCAAGGCCCTCAAACGCAGCGAAGGCCGCGTGCTGGTGCACTACCTGGCCACCGCGCCGAGCCTGTTCGCGCCGATTGCGCAGAACCTGAAGATCGCTGGCCTGGCCGGACCGCTGGCGCGCATCGTGCTGGAGAAGCCGCTGGGACATTCGCTGGACTCGGCGCTGGCGATCAACCAGGCCATCGGCGAGGTGTTCGACGAGTCGCGGGTGTTCCGCATCGATCACTACCTGGGCAAGGAAACCGTGCAGAACCTCATGGCGCTGCGCTTCGCCAACACACTGTTCGAACCCGTGTGGCGCAACGGCCATATCGACCACGTGCAGATCACCGTCAGCGAGACCCTAGGCGTGGAAAACCGCGGCGGCTACTACGACCACGCCGGGGCGATGCGCGACATGGTGCAGAACCACCTGCTGCAGTTGCTCTGCCTGGTGACCATGGAAGCGCCGGTTCGCTTCAACGCCGAGGCCGTGCGCAACGAGAAGGTGAAGATCCTCGAAGCGCTGCGGCCGATCTCCGGGCAGGACGTGCAGGACAAGACCGTGCGCGGCCAGTACACCGCCGGGCACATCGGCGGGCAGGAAGTGCCGGCCTACTGGTTCGAGAAAAATGTCGACAACGACAGCGATACGGAGACCTTCGTCGCCGTACAGGCCGAGATCGACAACTGGCGCTGGTCCGGCGTGCCGTTCTATCTGCGCACCGGCAAGCGCATGGCGAAGAAGTGCTCGGAGATCGTCATCCAGTTCAAGCCGGCGCCCAACGGCCTGATCGGCAGCGCCGCCAGCACGGCCAACCGCCTGTGGATAAGGTTGCAGCCCGAAGAGCGCATCAGCGTGCAGTTGATGGCCAAGGCGCCGGGCAAGGGCATGCAGCTGGAGCCGGTGGAACTTGACCTGAACCTGGCCCTGGCCTTCAGCACCAACAAGCGCCGCTGGGACGCTTACGAGCGCCTGCTGCTGGACGTGATCGAGGGCGACTCGACGCTGTTCATGCGCCGCGACGAGGTGGAAGCGGCCTGGAGTTGGGTCGACCCGATCCTGGCCGGCTGGCATGAGCACTACCAGAGTCCGCGTCCCTATCCGGCCGGCAGCAACGGGCCGGAGCAGGCGCAGACGCTGCTGGAGCTGCAGGGGCGCCGGTGGCTGGAGTGA
- the yegQ gene encoding tRNA 5-hydroxyuridine modification protein YegQ: MSHTPFSPELLCPAGSLKSLRHAFAYGADAVYAGQPRYSLRVRNNEFDHANLATGINEAHALGKRLYVVVNIAPHNAKLKTFLQDVESVIALGPDALIMSDPGLIMLVRQHFPEVDIHLSVQANAVNWASVEFWRQQGLKRVILSRELSLEEIGEIRERVPGMELEVFVHGALCMAYSGRCLLSGYINRRDPNQGTCTNACRWEYQTHAAHEDELGHAVRNVEPTLGIGAPTKEIVLLEEGNRPGELMEAFEDEHGTYIMNSKDLRAIQHVQRLAQMGVHSLKIEGRTKSHYYVARTAQAYRKAIDDAVAGRAFDLGLMDTLESLAHRGYTEGFLRRHVHDEYQNYQYGHSLSERQQFVGEFTGERRNGLAEVRVKNRFETGDSVELMTPTGNRTFRLHALENTRGESIGVAPGDGHVVYIPVPEELELQYALLMRNLNGGTTRDAREAVAAGGCGNDCGKCGCGGS, from the coding sequence ATGTCCCACACTCCGTTTTCCCCCGAACTGCTCTGCCCCGCCGGCTCGCTGAAGAGCCTGCGCCACGCCTTCGCCTATGGCGCCGACGCCGTCTATGCCGGCCAGCCGCGCTACAGCCTGCGAGTGCGCAACAACGAATTCGACCACGCCAACCTCGCCACCGGCATCAACGAGGCCCATGCCCTGGGCAAGCGCCTATACGTGGTGGTCAACATCGCCCCGCACAACGCCAAGTTGAAGACCTTCCTGCAGGACGTCGAATCAGTAATCGCCCTGGGCCCGGATGCGCTGATCATGTCCGATCCCGGCCTGATCATGCTGGTTCGCCAGCATTTCCCCGAGGTTGATATCCACCTTTCGGTGCAGGCCAACGCGGTGAACTGGGCCAGCGTGGAATTCTGGCGCCAGCAGGGACTCAAGCGAGTAATCCTGTCCCGCGAACTGTCGCTGGAGGAAATCGGCGAGATCCGCGAACGCGTGCCAGGCATGGAGCTGGAAGTCTTCGTCCACGGCGCGCTGTGCATGGCCTACTCCGGGCGCTGCCTGCTGTCGGGCTACATCAACCGCCGCGACCCCAACCAGGGCACCTGCACCAACGCCTGCCGCTGGGAGTACCAGACCCACGCCGCCCATGAGGACGAACTGGGCCACGCCGTGCGAAACGTCGAGCCGACCCTGGGCATCGGCGCACCGACGAAGGAAATCGTCCTGCTCGAAGAGGGCAACCGCCCCGGCGAGCTGATGGAGGCCTTCGAGGACGAGCACGGCACCTACATCATGAATTCCAAGGACCTGCGCGCCATCCAGCACGTGCAGCGCCTGGCGCAGATGGGCGTGCATTCGCTGAAGATCGAGGGCCGCACCAAGTCCCACTACTACGTCGCACGCACCGCCCAGGCCTACCGCAAGGCCATCGACGACGCCGTGGCCGGGCGCGCGTTCGACCTGGGCCTGATGGATACGCTGGAATCCCTCGCCCATCGCGGCTACACCGAGGGCTTCCTGCGCCGCCACGTGCACGACGAGTACCAGAACTACCAGTACGGCCACTCCCTGTCCGAGCGCCAGCAGTTCGTCGGCGAGTTCACCGGTGAGCGCCGTAACGGACTGGCGGAAGTGCGGGTGAAGAACCGCTTCGAAACCGGCGACAGCGTCGAGCTGATGACCCCGACCGGCAACCGCACCTTCCGCCTGCATGCGCTGGAGAACACGCGGGGCGAGTCCATCGGCGTCGCGCCTGGCGACGGGCATGTGGTTTACATTCCGGTGCCTGAGGAGCTGGAGCTGCAGTACGCGCTGCTAATGCGCAATCTGAATGGCGGGACCACGCGGGATGCCCGCGAAGCGGTTGCAGCCGGCGGCTGCGGGAATGATTGCGGCAAGTGCGGGTGCGGCGGGAGCTGA
- a CDS encoding DUF3142 domain-containing protein translates to MRRAVALALALLAGNASAAGVDAAEHDAFWLWSGVAAQPVLAQARTLYVLQGQVSAPRQKGGRARLIAQGIAIPRLTRGEVWVVYRAHTLRWNEDIYRTLLSQLRRWRAAGNPVVGVQIDFDARTRYLNEYVDFLQDLRKRLPPECRLSITGLMDWGSNAAPETINRLAGVVDEVVVQTYQGRETIPNYQAYLPRVARLQLPFRIGLAQYGEWQAPDYLADSRWFRGYVVFLQNP, encoded by the coding sequence GTGCGCCGGGCCGTTGCGTTGGCGCTGGCGTTGCTCGCGGGCAACGCCTCGGCGGCCGGCGTGGACGCCGCCGAGCACGATGCCTTCTGGCTCTGGAGTGGGGTGGCCGCGCAGCCGGTGCTGGCCCAGGCGCGCACGCTCTATGTGCTGCAAGGGCAAGTCAGCGCGCCGCGCCAGAAGGGCGGCCGTGCCCGCCTGATCGCCCAGGGCATCGCCATTCCGCGTCTGACGCGGGGTGAGGTCTGGGTGGTCTACCGCGCCCACACCCTGCGCTGGAACGAAGACATCTACCGCACCCTGCTGTCCCAGCTGCGCCGTTGGCGCGCGGCGGGTAATCCGGTGGTGGGCGTGCAGATCGATTTCGATGCGCGTACGCGCTACCTCAACGAATACGTCGACTTTCTCCAGGACCTGCGCAAGCGCTTGCCGCCGGAGTGCCGTCTGAGCATCACCGGTTTGATGGACTGGGGTAGCAACGCTGCGCCGGAGACCATCAATCGCCTGGCCGGCGTGGTGGACGAGGTGGTGGTGCAGACCTACCAGGGGCGCGAGACGATTCCCAACTACCAGGCCTACCTGCCGCGCGTCGCGCGCCTGCAGCTGCCGTTCCGCATCGGGTTGGCGCAGTACGGGGAATGGCAGGCGCCGGATTACCTGGCGGATAGCCGGTGGTTCAGGGGGTATGTGGTGTTTCTGCAGAATCCCTGA
- a CDS encoding outer membrane assembly lipoprotein YfiO: MRLYGLTLLALVAGCLGVQEARASSDDSCYPSWNLKRDTLDVCNNLPFLSPGNDSRVNLQLLLADAGQASIPNRALSDDEQQLGYGQVPFPLARWLDGAAAGDASDSAATASTAQLADLIARIGLPADSLPASSDSFASGEGSRCRSNNALTAQDFLGQLLLADRLAANERQELARARLTLLGACQWDETQLSVLLPNDLQGAPAKAFRTYLKGAADFYSGRFGEALKSFRALQDSDQPWLQETARYMVARGLLNQAQQNAFDDMGYPDLRKVDKKVLGQAEAALGDYLKRYPQGQYSASAKGLVRRTYWLMADESRLAGEYAELFGRDDGDADLAQLVQEVDNKLLVTAHPADVRDARLLAVLDLMQMRHHEPNEPRALDVAGLAGQKELFAKQPGLHDYLTAAYQLYVAENATQALKSLPEELPSKLDYLAFSQQTLRGFALEAGNDWIGAEKLWLRLLPLAEQPLQRDQLELALAFNYERSDRLVKVFAEGSPVHTPIIREILLRHVAGPDLLRQQARSASISVEERDTALFALLYKDLLHGQYQAFIDDLALLPTDGSGKPLGASIGYLYGSLPLSLFQWPGGKNDSGYECPAIVDVARDLLQSPQPPRALNCLGEFILRNNLDGFPLDTQPSERELGGGESLFPGTAYSRMDGYLKVIADKQAPDDDRAYALFRAINCYAPSGFNGCGSQDIAPAQRKQWFRALKGQYAATPWAKSLKYYW, from the coding sequence ATGCGTCTGTACGGACTGACCCTGCTGGCTCTGGTCGCCGGCTGCCTCGGTGTGCAGGAAGCGCGCGCGAGCAGCGACGACTCCTGCTACCCGAGCTGGAACCTCAAGCGCGACACGCTGGATGTCTGCAACAACTTGCCGTTCCTCAGTCCGGGCAACGACAGCCGGGTCAATCTGCAACTGCTGCTGGCCGACGCCGGGCAGGCGAGCATTCCCAACCGCGCACTGTCCGACGACGAACAGCAACTGGGCTATGGGCAAGTGCCGTTCCCCCTGGCGCGCTGGCTCGATGGCGCCGCGGCGGGTGACGCCAGCGACAGCGCGGCGACCGCCAGTACCGCGCAACTGGCCGACCTGATCGCGCGCATCGGCCTGCCGGCGGACAGCCTGCCGGCTTCCTCCGATAGCTTCGCCAGCGGCGAAGGCAGCCGTTGCCGCAGCAACAATGCACTCACCGCCCAGGATTTCCTCGGCCAACTGTTACTCGCCGACCGCCTCGCCGCCAATGAGCGCCAGGAACTGGCCCGCGCGCGCCTGACGCTGCTCGGCGCCTGCCAGTGGGACGAAACCCAGCTCAGCGTGCTGCTCCCCAACGACCTGCAAGGCGCCCCGGCCAAGGCTTTCCGCACCTACCTGAAGGGCGCGGCGGACTTCTACAGCGGCCGCTTCGGCGAGGCGCTGAAATCCTTCCGCGCGTTGCAGGACAGCGACCAGCCATGGCTGCAGGAAACCGCGCGCTACATGGTCGCTCGCGGCCTGCTCAACCAGGCGCAGCAGAACGCCTTCGACGATATGGGCTACCCGGATCTGCGCAAAGTCGACAAGAAGGTTCTCGGCCAGGCCGAAGCCGCGCTGGGCGACTATCTCAAGCGTTATCCACAGGGTCAGTACAGTGCCTCCGCCAAGGGCCTGGTGCGCCGGACCTACTGGCTGATGGCCGATGAAAGCCGATTGGCCGGCGAGTATGCCGAACTGTTCGGCCGCGACGATGGCGATGCCGATCTCGCCCAACTGGTCCAGGAAGTGGACAACAAGCTCCTGGTCACCGCGCACCCGGCCGATGTGCGCGATGCGCGCCTGCTGGCGGTGCTCGACCTGATGCAGATGCGCCACCACGAGCCGAACGAGCCCCGCGCCCTCGACGTCGCCGGGCTCGCCGGACAGAAGGAGCTGTTCGCCAAGCAACCTGGTTTGCACGACTACCTGACGGCGGCTTACCAGCTGTACGTCGCGGAGAATGCCACCCAGGCGCTGAAATCGTTGCCGGAAGAACTGCCGTCGAAGCTCGACTACCTTGCCTTCAGCCAGCAGACCCTGCGCGGTTTCGCCCTGGAGGCCGGCAACGACTGGATCGGTGCCGAGAAGCTCTGGCTGCGCCTGCTGCCACTGGCGGAACAGCCCCTGCAGCGTGACCAGCTGGAGCTGGCGCTGGCCTTCAACTACGAACGTAGCGACCGCCTGGTGAAGGTCTTCGCCGAAGGCTCGCCGGTGCACACGCCGATCATCCGCGAAATCCTCCTGCGTCACGTCGCCGGCCCCGACCTGCTGCGCCAACAGGCGCGCTCCGCCAGCATCTCGGTGGAGGAGCGCGACACCGCGCTGTTCGCCCTGCTCTACAAGGACCTGCTGCACGGCCAGTACCAGGCGTTCATCGACGACCTCGCGCTGCTCCCCACCGACGGCAGCGGCAAGCCGCTGGGCGCCAGCATCGGCTATCTCTACGGCAGCCTGCCGCTGTCGCTGTTCCAGTGGCCTGGCGGCAAGAACGACAGTGGCTACGAGTGCCCGGCCATCGTCGACGTCGCCCGCGATCTGTTGCAGAGCCCGCAGCCGCCCAGGGCGCTGAACTGCCTGGGTGAATTCATCCTGCGCAACAACCTCGACGGCTTCCCGCTGGATACCCAGCCCAGCGAACGCGAACTGGGCGGCGGTGAATCGCTGTTCCCCGGCACGGCCTACTCGCGCATGGACGGCTACCTCAAGGTCATCGCCGACAAGCAGGCGCCGGACGACGACCGCGCCTACGCCCTGTTCCGCGCGATCAACTGCTACGCGCCCAGCGGCTTCAATGGCTGCGGCAGCCAGGACATCGCCCCGGCGCAGCGCAAGCAGTGGTTCCGCGCGCTCAAGGGCCAGTACGCCGCCACGCCTTGGGCCAAGTCCCTGAAGTACTACTGGTAA
- the nirK gene encoding copper-containing nitrite reductase, with amino-acid sequence MAAGESAPKQGRPAPDLSALERVQVELLAPPQVHAHEARATGKPKVVEFRMVIEEKTLILDDQGTEVHAMTFNGSVPGPLMVVHQDDYVELTLVNPATNSMPHNIDFHAATGALGGGALTIVSPGEQVRLRFRATRPGVFVYHCAPGGAMIPWHVVSGMNGAIMVLPRDGLKDRAGKPLGYDKVVYIGEQDFYVPRDKDGKFKRYASPAAGFADMQQVMRGLIPSHIVFNGNVGALTGKNALTAKVGETVLIVHSQANRDTRPHLIGGHGDHVWASGKFSNPPEQDLETWFIPGGAAGAALYTFRQPGLYAYLNHNLIEGVLLGATAHFQVEGEWDSDLMSQVEPPSPIR; translated from the coding sequence ATGGCCGCCGGCGAATCGGCGCCGAAGCAAGGGCGCCCGGCCCCGGACCTGTCCGCGCTGGAGCGCGTGCAGGTCGAACTGCTCGCCCCGCCGCAGGTACATGCCCACGAGGCGCGGGCCACGGGCAAGCCCAAAGTGGTCGAATTCCGCATGGTCATCGAGGAGAAAACGCTGATCCTCGACGATCAGGGCACCGAGGTCCACGCCATGACCTTCAACGGCTCGGTACCCGGCCCGCTGATGGTGGTGCACCAGGACGACTACGTCGAACTCACCCTGGTCAACCCGGCCACCAACAGCATGCCGCACAACATCGACTTCCACGCGGCCACCGGTGCACTGGGCGGCGGCGCGCTGACCATCGTCAGCCCCGGCGAGCAGGTCAGGCTGCGGTTCCGGGCGACACGACCCGGGGTGTTCGTCTACCACTGCGCACCGGGCGGCGCGATGATCCCCTGGCACGTGGTCTCGGGCATGAACGGCGCGATCATGGTGCTGCCGCGCGACGGGCTGAAAGACCGCGCCGGCAAGCCGCTGGGCTACGACAAGGTGGTCTACATCGGCGAGCAGGACTTCTACGTACCGCGCGACAAGGACGGCAAGTTCAAGCGCTACGCCTCGCCCGCCGCGGGCTTCGCCGACATGCAGCAGGTCATGCGCGGTCTGATCCCCAGCCACATCGTCTTCAACGGCAACGTCGGCGCGTTGACCGGCAAGAACGCGCTCACCGCCAAGGTGGGCGAGACCGTGCTGATCGTCCATTCCCAGGCCAACCGCGATACGCGTCCACACCTGATTGGCGGTCACGGCGACCACGTCTGGGCCAGCGGCAAGTTCAGCAACCCGCCGGAACAGGACCTGGAAACCTGGTTCATCCCCGGCGGCGCGGCCGGTGCCGCGCTCTACACCTTCCGCCAGCCGGGCCTGTACGCCTACCTCAACCACAACCTCATCGAAGGCGTGCTGCTGGGTGCCACCGCGCACTTCCAGGTCGAGGGTGAGTGGGACTCCGACCTGATGAGCCAGGTCGAACCGCCGTCGCCGATCCGCTGA
- a CDS encoding SUMF1/EgtB/PvdO family nonheme iron enzyme, with protein MRKELLIGLPAALLIGVTILLQAPGADPELAPETVELAARDFTFRPAGDYWQGKRAIDAPARREYLQPQFVVMKYQVSRREYARCVAEGVCPPLDGSGTSGADLPLTGASQLDAQLYADWLSRRTRQRWRLPTDREWAFFAGSRWADDALRIDDDGSNPARRWLARYSFEAETRTVDAPQVQPRGSHGLNEYGVADLAGNVWEWTQSCHQRVALEADGRPLSQLQTCSIRIAEGRHRAALNDFVRDARGGGCAAGQPPDNLGFRLVRERP; from the coding sequence ATGCGCAAGGAACTCCTGATCGGCCTGCCCGCCGCGTTGCTGATCGGCGTGACGATCCTTCTCCAGGCCCCCGGCGCAGACCCGGAACTGGCGCCGGAAACCGTAGAGCTGGCCGCGCGCGACTTCACCTTCCGCCCTGCCGGCGACTACTGGCAGGGCAAGCGCGCCATTGATGCGCCCGCCCGACGCGAGTACCTGCAGCCGCAGTTCGTGGTGATGAAATACCAGGTCAGCCGGCGCGAGTACGCGCGCTGCGTGGCCGAGGGCGTTTGCCCGCCCCTGGATGGCAGCGGCACGTCCGGCGCCGACCTTCCCCTGACCGGCGCCAGCCAGCTGGATGCGCAGCTCTACGCCGACTGGCTGTCGCGCCGCACTCGCCAGCGTTGGCGCCTGCCCACTGATCGGGAATGGGCGTTCTTCGCCGGGTCGCGTTGGGCCGACGATGCGCTGCGCATCGACGATGACGGCAGCAATCCGGCCCGTCGCTGGCTCGCCCGCTACAGCTTCGAGGCCGAGACACGCACCGTCGACGCGCCGCAGGTGCAACCACGCGGCAGCCACGGCCTCAACGAGTACGGGGTGGCGGATCTCGCGGGGAACGTCTGGGAGTGGACGCAAAGCTGCCACCAGCGGGTCGCTCTCGAGGCTGATGGCCGCCCGCTCAGCCAACTGCAGACATGTTCGATCCGCATCGCCGAAGGGCGCCACCGCGCGGCGCTCAACGATTTCGTCCGCGATGCGCGCGGCGGCGGGTGCGCCGCCGGGCAACCGCCGGACAACCTGGGGTTCCGCCTGGTCAGGGAGCGCCCGTGA
- the ytfE gene encoding iron-sulfur cluster repair protein YtfE — MNHRFADRTLSDLALSLPGSVALLHDHRLDFGCGGQRSLREAASEHDLDLQRLISAFDALPADAPAPDWQGAGSAPLIDHILARYHQVHRQQLPALIAQAQRTERAHATHPQCPGGLAEHLTTMQQELEWHMCKEEGVLFPWLRQGIPLTHVQGPIGVMRHEHDEHAQSLLVLAELTDAFTAPADADEDWRQLYAGLETLRRDLVEHIHLENNLLFVGAQQPG; from the coding sequence ATGAACCACCGTTTCGCCGACCGCACCCTGAGCGACCTGGCCCTGAGCCTGCCCGGCAGCGTCGCGCTGCTGCATGACCACCGGCTGGATTTCGGCTGCGGCGGCCAACGCAGCCTGCGCGAGGCGGCAAGCGAGCACGACCTGGACCTGCAGCGACTGATCAGTGCATTCGACGCATTGCCGGCGGACGCGCCCGCGCCCGATTGGCAAGGGGCGGGCAGTGCGCCGCTGATCGATCACATCCTGGCGCGCTACCACCAGGTCCATCGCCAGCAGCTACCCGCGCTGATTGCCCAAGCGCAACGCACCGAGCGCGCCCACGCCACGCATCCACAGTGCCCCGGCGGGCTGGCGGAGCACCTGACGACGATGCAGCAGGAACTCGAATGGCACATGTGCAAGGAAGAAGGCGTGCTGTTTCCCTGGCTGCGCCAGGGCATTCCGCTGACTCATGTGCAGGGCCCGATCGGCGTCATGCGCCATGAGCATGACGAACATGCGCAGTCACTGCTGGTATTGGCGGAGCTGACCGACGCCTTCACCGCCCCCGCCGATGCCGACGAGGACTGGCGCCAGCTCTATGCCGGGCTCGAAACACTGCGGCGCGACCTGGTGGAACACATCCACCTGGAGAACAACCTGCTGTTCGTCGGCGCCCAGCAGCCGGGCTGA